A stretch of the Elephas maximus indicus isolate mEleMax1 chromosome 3, mEleMax1 primary haplotype, whole genome shotgun sequence genome encodes the following:
- the MRPL54 gene encoding 39S ribosomal protein L54, mitochondrial, whose translation MAARRLFGASRAWARWRARELQDPFAPGGLLVRDYAKKPVMKGGKGGGKGSMVIETLKDPDVCTDPVRLTTHAMGVNIYKEGQDVVLKPDAEYPEWLFQMNVGPPKKLEELDPETHEYWRLLRKHNIWRHNRLSRNRKF comes from the exons ATGGCTGCCAGACGTCTATTTGGGGCTAGCCGGGCCTGGGCCCGCTGGCGGGCCCGGGAGCTCCAGGACCCCTTTGCACCCGGAGGGCTCCTGGTCCGAGATTATGCCAAGAAACCGG TCATGAAGGGCGGCAAAGGAGGAGGTAAAGGCAGCATGGTCATCGAGACTCTGAAGGACCCAGATGTGTGCACAGACCCCGTCAGGCTCACCACCCACGCCATGGGCGTCAACATCTACAAGGAGGGCCAGGATGTGGTCCTGAAGCCAGACGCCGAGTACCCCGAGTG GTTGTTCCAGATGAACGTGGGTCCCCCCAAGAAGCTGGAGGAGCTGGACCCCGAGACTCACGAGTACTGGAGGCTGCTGAGGAAACACAACATCTGGCGCCATAACCGGCTGAGCAGGAACAGGAAGTTCTAG